The Apium graveolens cultivar Ventura chromosome 6, ASM990537v1, whole genome shotgun sequence genome contains a region encoding:
- the LOC141666504 gene encoding uncharacterized protein LOC141666504, whose translation MTPFLFLQVMKLFLLSPKSLNHLSTRTNLSFSHHQSRYSTTTTSISDNILNLISTVNPMEQALEKVVPFLSQDVISSVLEKNTDPCLTFRFFIWACRRKQFCRLNSHNYIVHMLVNDVNAFNLYWKVLDELNCCNVMMNCSAFTVLIDGYWKLGKADLAVEAFGRMSDFRVKPDLFTFNLILHILVKKDVILLGLAVYNMMLKSNIDPSCSTFSILIDGLCKSGSTKEALKLFDEMMERGIMPDEITYTVIISGLCLAGRIDDGLRLFNTMKASGCVPVSATYNTLLNGFCKLGRIDEAVLLLKGFLKEGYVLDLNGYSCLIDGLVRARRYKEARGLFLNVFRVNIEPDDVLYTIMIRGISEEGRVMEALALVEKMSEKGVTPGLQCYNALIKGLCDMDFLDEARSLLDDVYKIDQFPDTHTCTILICGMCRNGLVKEAYDLYESMEKRGCYPSVVTFNALIDGLCKADELEKAQLLFYKMEIGKNPSLFLRLSQGANQIPDSESLQELVAKLCELGKVHNAYKLLMKLADSGVLPDIMTYNILINGFCKTKNINSALKLFKELQFKGHSPDTVTYGTLIDGLQRVDREKDSFALIDLMTSNGCSPNASVYKTLMTWSCRRRKFYVAFSFWLRYLKSLHGQEEEIALVEAMFNKGEYEEAVRSLLKIEFKSRDFDPAFYTIFLIGLCQWQKVEEAFKVFSVLDEHGVNLTPASCVMLINSLCKEGMLDQAVNIFVYSMEKGFMLGSWICSKLIKSLLKLEDRKEHAFDLVERMKCMGYDLETHLTRNTKGFLFRISYMQHNETVMGACTVR comes from the coding sequence ATGACCCCATTTTTGTTCTTACAAGTCATGAAACTCTTTCTTTTATCCCCCAAATCACTTAACCATCTCTCCACTCGAACAAATCTCTCTTTCTCACATCACCAATCTCGTTACTCTACTACAACTACCTCTATTTCAGACAACATTTTAAACTTAATCTCCACTGTTAATCCCATGGAACAAGCTCTTGAAAAGGTTGTCCCATTTTTGTCTCAAGATGTAATTTCTTCTGTTCTTGAAAAAAACACAGACCCATGTTTAACTTTTCGTTTCTTTATCTGGGCTTGTCGTAGAAAACAGTTTTGTAGATTAAATTCGCATAATTATATTGTTCATATGCTTGTTAATGATGTTAATGCTTTTAATTTGTATTGGAAGGTTTTAGACGAGTTGAATTGTTGTAATGTTATGATGAATTGTAGTGCTTTTACTGTTTTAATTGATGGCTATTGGAAACTGGGGAAGGCTGATTTGGCTGTTGAGGCTTTTGGGAGAATGAGTGATTTTCGGGTTAAACCCGATTTGTTTACGTTTAACTTGATTTTGCATATTTTGGTTAAAAAGGATGTGATTTTGTTGGGTTTGGCCGTTTATAATATGATGTTGAAGTCGAATATTGATCCCAGTTGTTCGACATTTAGTATTTTGATTGATGGGTTGTGTAAGAGTGGGAGTACGAAGGAGGCCTTGAAGTTGTTTGATGAAATGATGGAGAGAGGGATTATGCCGGATGAGATTACGTATACGGTTATTATTTCGGGGTTGTGTTTAGCGGGAAGGATTGATGATGGGTTGAGGTTGTTTAATACGATGAAGGCTAGTGGGTGTGTGCCAGTTAGTGCTACGTATAATACGTTGCTAAATGGTTTTTGCAAGTTGGGGAGGATTGATGAGGCGGTTTTGCTTTTGAAGGGTTTTTTGAAAGAGGGGTATGTTCTTGATTTGAATGGGTATAGTTGCTTGATTGATGGTTTGGTTAGAGCAAGGAGGTATAAGGAAGCTCGTGGTTTATTTTTAAATGTTTTTAGAGTAAATATTGAGCCTGACGATGTTTTGTATACAATTATGATTCGGGGTATATCTGAAGAGGGAAGGGTAATGGAAGCATTGGCATTGGTAGAGAAAATGAGTGAGAAAGGGGTGACACCGGGTTTACAGTGTTACAATGCTCTGATTAAAGGGTTATGTGATATGGATTTCTTGGACGAGGCAAGATCCCTTCTAGATGACGTGTACAAGATTGATCAATTTCCAGACACTCACACTTGTACCATTCTGATCTGTGGAATGTGTAGGAATGGTCTGGTAAAGGAAGCTTATGATCTTTATGAGAGCATGGAGAAACGTGGATGCTATCCTTCTGTTGTGACCTTCAATGCCCTAATTGATGGGCTATGTAAAGCTGACGAGCTTGAAAAAGCTCAGCTTTTGTTTTACAAGATGGAGATTGGAAAAAATCCTTCATTGTTTCTTCGGCTTTCTCAAGGTGCAAACCAGATTCCTGATAGTGAGAGCCTCCAGGAATTAGTTGCTAAATTGTGTGAGTTAGGGAAAGTTCATAATGCTTATAAGCTACTTATGAAGCTTGCTGATAGTGGGGTACTTCCAGATATAATGACTTATAATATATTAATTAATGGATTTTGCAAGACAAAAAATATTAATAGTGCTCTGAAACTCTTTAAGGAGCTCCAATTTAAGGGGCATTCTCCGGATACAGTTACATATGGAACACTCATTGATGGACTTCAAAGGGTTGACCGAGAGAAAGACTCCTTTGCCCTCATTGATTTAATGACTAGTAATGGGTGTTCTCCTAATGCTTCAGTTTATAAGACTCTTATGACATGGTCTTGTCGAAGGAGAAAGTTTTATGTAGCTTTCAGTTTTTGGTTAAGGTATTTAAAGAGCCTTCATGGTCAGGAAGAAGAAATTGCGTTGGTGGAAGCAATGTTCAATAAAGGAGAGTATGAAGAGGCAGTTCGCAGTTTACTTAAAATAGAATTTAAGTCGAGGGATTTTGATCCAGCATTTTATACAATTTTTCTAATTGGATTATGTCAGTGGCAGAAAGTTGAGGAAGCCTTTAAAGTATTCTCTGTTCTTGATGAGCACGGGGTGAATTTGACTCCTGCAAGTTGTGTGATGTTGATTAATAGTCTTTGCAAAGAAGGAATGTTAGATCAGGCTGTAAACATATTTGTCTATAGCATGGAGAAAGGTTTTATGTTAGGGTCATGGATTTGCAGCAAGCTGATCAAGTCTCTTCTTAAATTGGAAGACAGAAAAGAGCATGCATTTGATCTCGTGGAAAGAATGAAGTGCATGGGGTATGATTTAGAAACCCATCTTACTCGAAATACAAAAGGGTTCCTATTCAGAATTTCTTACATGCAGCATAATGAAACAGTAATGGGGGCGTGTACAGTTAGATAG